In Aedes albopictus strain Foshan chromosome 3, AalbF5, whole genome shotgun sequence, the following are encoded in one genomic region:
- the LOC134290944 gene encoding exonuclease 3'-5' domain-containing protein 2-like has protein sequence MQRISLELGDLLNDPAIVKVDVDSLRDNRFLKSDYNQKVESTLDLWHLVDRCGVSGPYEMAKLAEKKLGVKLDKYWRIRTSNWENTQLSERQIRCAASDAHINIYQPKTWLTTAIGELECFFNQRFRDRFVGSGNSKNQGKTNTLDVSIDTKRTIATRAKPLYDNYLMQA, from the exons ATGCAGCGGATCTCATTGGAGCTGGGGGACCTTCTGAATGACCCGGCCATAGTCAAGGTTGACGTTGACTCACTGAGAGATAATAGATTTCTGAAAAGCGACTACAACCAGAAGGTAGAGAGCACGCTGGATCTGTGGCACCTGGTCGATCGATGCGGAGTGTCGGGTCCCTACGAAATGGCAAAACTGGCCGAGAAGAAGCTTGGCGTCAAACTAGACAAATACTGGCGTATCAGGACTTCCAACTGGGAAAATACACAGCTCTCGGAACGCCAGATTAGATGCGCAGCCAGCGATGCCCAT ATCAATATTTACCAGCCAAAAACCTGGCTCACAACGGCCATCGGCGAGCTGGAATgtttcttcaaccagaggttccgCGACAGATTCGTGGGAAGTGGCAATTCGAAGAACCAGGGTAAAACGAATACGCTGGATGTATCCATCGACACCAAACGCACTATAGCGACCCGTGCCAAACCACTGTACGACAACTATCTCATGCAGGCCTAG